The following coding sequences are from one Ruminococcus flavefaciens AE3010 window:
- a CDS encoding response regulator transcription factor — MPRILIVDDEPNIVTLISRYAQREGYDTVSASDGREAIDKCRKEDFDVIVMDVMMPDTDGFTACKKIKEFKDIPVIMLSARGTEFDKLFGFEVGVDDYVTKPFSPVELMARIKVVISRKPVQAPDNDSRHIMVGGVDIDTLGRTVVIDGEKADLTAKEYALFLLLVKNKGIVLSRDRILNEVWGYDSFGVDRTVDWQIKLLRSKLGAYRDSIKTVRGVGYKFET, encoded by the coding sequence ATGCCGAGGATACTTATAGTTGACGATGAACCCAATATAGTCACTCTCATAAGCCGATATGCTCAGAGAGAGGGCTATGATACCGTTTCGGCTTCTGACGGAAGAGAGGCTATAGACAAGTGCAGAAAAGAGGATTTCGATGTTATTGTCATGGACGTTATGATGCCTGATACGGACGGATTCACTGCCTGCAAGAAAATAAAGGAATTCAAGGATATTCCCGTTATAATGCTCTCTGCAAGAGGTACGGAGTTCGATAAGCTCTTTGGCTTTGAGGTGGGCGTTGACGACTACGTTACAAAGCCCTTTTCTCCTGTGGAGCTCATGGCGCGTATAAAAGTAGTCATAAGCCGCAAGCCCGTGCAGGCTCCCGACAATGACAGCAGGCATATCATGGTGGGCGGCGTAGATATAGACACTCTCGGCAGAACAGTTGTGATAGACGGAGAGAAAGCCGACCTTACCGCAAAGGAGTATGCGCTGTTTCTTTTGCTTGTAAAGAATAAGGGCATAGTCCTTTCCCGTGACAGGATACTCAATGAGGTATGGGGCTACGACAGCTTCGGCGTGGACAGAACTGTTGACTGGCAGATAAAGCTGCTTCGCAGCAAGCTGGGAGCCTACCGCGACAGTATAAAAACAGTCCGAGGGGTGGGATATAAATTTGAAACGTAA
- a CDS encoding sensor histidine kinase has translation MKRKTNSFRIKLLSYFVFFTVVIFTVLWLLQTVFLQKFYNSMIIRNTVRVADKIGAESNNTDIRSYIDDISRNNSILVFVTDTSGNILYSSDEYKKGHKFRDDRDDFRGSEGGNDMEMRFRYRELPDNYSEFLKAVNSSDSGEAEIQTNDLYVYGRFIDFCGSDEKAVLYIGTTLNAVGSTARIIRVQLIWVTLLSIIIGFVLALFMSRSFSRPISQLNEKAHRLGGADDDVNYNEGFCTELDELNRTLDTTSEKLKKNKEFQNELLANVSHDLRTPLTMIKGYAEMIRDISREDEKQCAEDVAVIVEEADRLTALVNEILEYSELQMSDSEPVMNDVDLCETVSSVADSFEKLYSKDGYVFERSIAENVHVKGNASRLRRAVYNLLDNAVRHAGEDKWTGVTLRTDSGKAIIEISDHGNGIAADELERIWDRYYTKRQRSGKGVSGLGLAIVKQTASMHNGSCSAESEQGKGSTFRIELDMK, from the coding sequence TTGAAACGTAAGACAAATTCATTCCGCATAAAGCTGCTCAGCTATTTTGTGTTTTTTACTGTTGTGATATTCACTGTCCTGTGGCTTTTGCAGACGGTATTCCTGCAAAAATTCTACAACAGCATGATAATCAGGAATACAGTCAGGGTGGCTGATAAAATAGGTGCCGAGAGCAATAACACCGATATAAGGTCATATATCGATGATATTTCAAGGAACAACTCCATACTTGTATTTGTTACGGATACAAGCGGAAATATTCTTTACAGCTCCGATGAATACAAAAAGGGGCATAAGTTCCGCGATGACCGTGACGACTTCCGCGGCAGTGAGGGCGGGAATGATATGGAAATGCGCTTCCGCTACAGGGAGCTCCCCGATAACTACTCCGAATTCCTCAAGGCTGTCAATTCCTCCGACAGCGGTGAAGCCGAGATACAGACAAACGACCTCTACGTATACGGCAGGTTCATAGACTTCTGCGGCAGCGACGAGAAAGCTGTCCTTTATATCGGAACGACACTTAATGCAGTGGGCTCGACTGCCCGTATCATACGGGTACAGCTGATATGGGTGACTTTGCTGTCCATAATTATCGGCTTTGTGCTTGCACTTTTCATGTCAAGAAGCTTTTCACGTCCTATCTCACAGCTCAATGAAAAAGCCCACAGGCTTGGTGGAGCCGATGACGATGTGAATTACAATGAGGGCTTCTGCACAGAGCTCGACGAGCTGAACAGGACTCTTGATACTACCTCCGAGAAGCTGAAAAAGAACAAGGAGTTCCAGAATGAGCTCCTTGCAAATGTGTCCCACGATCTGCGCACTCCTCTTACCATGATAAAGGGCTATGCGGAAATGATTAGGGATATCTCACGCGAGGACGAAAAACAGTGTGCGGAGGACGTTGCGGTCATCGTTGAGGAGGCGGACAGACTGACTGCACTGGTGAATGAGATACTTGAGTACTCCGAGCTACAGATGTCCGACAGTGAGCCTGTGATGAACGATGTTGACCTTTGCGAGACAGTATCGTCAGTCGCCGACAGCTTTGAAAAGCTGTACTCTAAGGACGGATATGTTTTCGAGCGCAGTATCGCCGAGAATGTCCATGTAAAGGGCAACGCTTCAAGGCTTCGGAGAGCTGTATACAATCTTCTTGACAATGCTGTGCGCCATGCAGGCGAGGATAAATGGACAGGCGTCACATTAAGGACAGACAGCGGAAAAGCGATAATCGAGATATCCGATCACGGAAACGGCATTGCTGCCGATGAGCTTGAACGTATCTGGGACAGATACTATACCAAGCGTCAGCGCAGCGGAAAGGGCGTCTCGGGACTGGGACTTGCTATCGTAAAGCAGACAGCCTCTATGCATAACGGCAGCTGCTCGGCTGAGTCTGAGCAGGGGAAGGGAAGTACCTTCCGTATTGAACTGGATATGAAATAA
- a CDS encoding peptidoglycan DD-metalloendopeptidase family protein: MITKTKRAAAVIAALFMILTLMMIYPFGLSAHAAAYAVWPTEPKFRNITTYFDAARNVNDVSGYHNGIDIEADGGSNIYAAVSGKVVAAEWMDAYGYTVIIQHPDLGVYTFYAHASQVLTSAGAQVNQGDVIAQVGSTGNSSGNHLHFGICDSLQAGWPARTYYDPMTFFAYSDNNGGGNSSNAPSSSAANKSDCNCTEDYAGEYTTKGVVTYLNIRADHNTSSAVVGEIPAGAEFIVTKGNGEWAHVEYNGKTGFASMAYMEKKAELKSEIKIDNVTAPEGTLEKGKTFSIKGNITSNLVLTKVYGGVYFRDGEATSQCAEAAPNTIKYDLSAYFDKNIAFNALGDGEYTYKIVAEDKSGASVELVKSDFTIGKVETVSVLGDLNNDGKLNVSDIVALQSYILGKSKDFTKEQYLASNMNKDGAVDIFDLTELKRAVVKATE; this comes from the coding sequence ATGATAACGAAAACCAAGAGAGCTGCGGCTGTTATTGCAGCTTTATTTATGATATTAACACTAATGATGATATATCCTTTCGGACTCTCGGCTCACGCTGCTGCATATGCGGTATGGCCTACAGAGCCCAAGTTCAGGAATATAACCACATACTTTGACGCTGCGAGAAATGTGAACGACGTTTCGGGATACCACAACGGTATCGATATAGAAGCCGACGGCGGGAGCAATATCTATGCGGCTGTCAGCGGTAAGGTAGTAGCTGCTGAGTGGATGGACGCTTACGGCTATACTGTCATAATCCAGCACCCTGACCTTGGAGTTTATACCTTCTATGCACATGCTTCACAGGTGCTGACCAGTGCAGGAGCTCAGGTCAATCAGGGCGATGTTATCGCACAGGTTGGAAGCACGGGTAATTCCTCAGGCAACCATCTTCACTTCGGTATCTGCGATTCCTTACAGGCAGGCTGGCCTGCACGTACATATTATGACCCGATGACATTTTTCGCCTATTCCGATAACAACGGCGGCGGAAACAGCAGCAATGCTCCGAGCAGCTCCGCAGCTAACAAGTCCGACTGTAACTGCACCGAGGATTATGCAGGTGAGTATACCACAAAGGGCGTAGTTACATATCTTAACATCAGAGCCGACCACAATACGTCTTCCGCTGTTGTGGGAGAGATACCCGCAGGTGCTGAGTTCATCGTAACAAAGGGCAACGGCGAGTGGGCTCACGTTGAGTATAACGGCAAGACGGGATTTGCTTCCATGGCTTACATGGAGAAAAAGGCAGAGCTCAAATCCGAAATAAAGATCGATAATGTTACTGCTCCCGAGGGAACACTTGAAAAGGGCAAGACCTTTTCCATAAAGGGAAATATCACCTCAAATCTTGTGCTTACCAAGGTATACGGCGGTGTTTATTTCCGAGACGGTGAGGCTACGAGCCAGTGTGCCGAGGCGGCTCCCAATACCATAAAGTATGATCTGTCAGCATATTTTGACAAAAATATCGCGTTCAATGCTCTGGGCGACGGTGAGTACACCTACAAGATAGTTGCTGAGGACAAGAGCGGCGCAAGCGTTGAGCTGGTAAAGAGCGACTTTACTATCGGAAAGGTGGAAACTGTCAGTGTTCTCGGTGATCTCAACAACGACGGCAAGCTCAATGTGTCGGATATAGTTGCACTCCAGAGCTATATTCTCGGCAAGAGCAAGGATTTCACCAAGGAGCAGTACCTTGCTTCCAACATGAATAAGGACGGCGCAGTGGATATATTTGATCTTACAGAGCTCAAACGGGCAGTAGTCAAGGCAACAGAATAA
- a CDS encoding biotin transporter BioY, translating into MNDQTALNTNKFSTKELVLIAMFAAITAVCAWISIPIGAIAVTLQIFAVFCAVNLLGGRNGLFSILVYLLLGAVGLPVFSGFKGGIGVLAGPTGGYIIGFIFIALIYWAGTKLLGDKLPWRIALMLTGLAVCYAFGTVWFVFGYSKGENHMSFLNAMKICVFPFIPFDLGKLVLSLLITEPVKSALKKM; encoded by the coding sequence ATGAACGATCAGACAGCATTGAACACAAACAAATTCTCAACAAAGGAGCTGGTACTCATAGCCATGTTTGCCGCAATTACAGCGGTCTGCGCATGGATATCCATACCCATCGGAGCTATCGCGGTCACTCTCCAGATCTTTGCGGTATTCTGCGCAGTGAATCTTCTCGGCGGCAGAAACGGACTTTTCTCCATATTGGTTTACCTGCTTCTGGGAGCAGTGGGACTTCCCGTATTCTCAGGCTTCAAGGGCGGAATTGGCGTCCTCGCAGGTCCTACGGGCGGCTATATCATAGGATTTATATTTATCGCTCTTATTTACTGGGCAGGGACAAAGCTTCTCGGAGACAAGCTGCCGTGGCGCATTGCTCTCATGCTCACAGGACTTGCGGTATGCTACGCTTTCGGAACAGTATGGTTCGTTTTCGGCTATTCCAAGGGCGAAAACCATATGAGCTTCCTTAATGCCATGAAAATATGCGTTTTCCCGTTTATCCCATTTGACCTGGGTAAGCTTGTACTCAGCCTGCTCATAACCGAGCCTGTAAAATCAGCTTTAAAAAAAATGTAA
- a CDS encoding acyl-CoA thioesterase, with protein sequence MKKLRPYERKVFYYETDKMAVVHHSNYIRIFEEARMHYLSEAGLPFEKIEAMGILMPCLALDSSFKRPLTFDEPFAVYIKMDKFNGATIHLVYKVVSRRSGEVCAEGSSTHCFTDMNMKPLRTKHSHPELYAAISQYLNYEYDF encoded by the coding sequence TTGAAAAAGCTCAGACCATATGAAAGAAAAGTATTCTACTACGAGACCGATAAAATGGCAGTAGTACACCACTCTAACTATATCCGCATTTTTGAGGAAGCCCGCATGCACTACCTGTCAGAAGCAGGTCTGCCATTTGAAAAAATAGAGGCAATGGGTATACTTATGCCCTGCCTTGCCCTTGATTCAAGCTTCAAGCGTCCCCTTACCTTCGACGAGCCCTTTGCGGTATACATAAAAATGGATAAGTTCAACGGAGCTACCATTCACCTTGTATACAAGGTAGTAAGCCGCAGGAGCGGAGAAGTATGCGCTGAGGGAAGCTCAACACACTGCTTCACCGATATGAACATGAAGCCTCTGCGCACAAAGCACTCCCACCCCGAGCTTTATGCGGCTATCTCACAGTATCTCAATTACGAATACGACTTCTGA
- the cls gene encoding cardiolipin synthase produces the protein MKLKKFLSSILSSNAAFVILLLLQIGFLMLAVTSLGERFVFFYIALIALDIVLVIYITNKSEPISYRVAWIVMISVFPLLGGVSYLYIKLTQQFPKSLDMRNQKQTRELLVQDEEVMAELEVRCPDSVNLARYVANYGMYPVYRSTCAEYFSLGEEQFSKLVEELEKAERFIFLEFFIITEGYMFDVMSELLIRKAKSGVDVRLMYDGIGTGMLNSMKPFRKLSENGVKCKVFNPFRPMVSSVQNNRDHRKIVIIDGHTAFNGGTNLADEYINRKERFGHWKDTAVMIRGKAVWNYTVMFMQLWEKSESKEIRRFAPVIKADAVPAVSDGFVQPFSDSPLDEEPVGKSVYLELINNARSCVCITTPYLILDEEMTNALGFAAKKGVDVRIITPHIPDKWYVHMIAWNNYSRLTAMGVKIYEYTPGFIHAKTCIADGTSAVVGTINFDYRSFYLHFECGSVLYNSSVIGDIYADFERTAAVSELITAEACEKRSVYKKIAGAILNIFAPLL, from the coding sequence ATGAAGCTTAAAAAATTTCTCAGCAGTATACTGAGTTCAAATGCGGCATTTGTCATACTGCTTTTATTGCAGATAGGCTTCCTTATGCTTGCCGTAACAAGTCTGGGCGAGCGTTTTGTGTTCTTCTATATCGCGCTTATAGCGCTGGATATCGTTCTGGTCATATACATTACCAACAAGAGCGAGCCCATATCCTACCGTGTGGCATGGATAGTAATGATAAGTGTTTTCCCGCTTCTCGGCGGAGTATCCTATCTGTACATCAAGCTCACACAGCAGTTTCCAAAATCTCTCGATATGCGCAATCAGAAGCAGACCCGTGAGCTCCTTGTGCAGGACGAGGAGGTCATGGCGGAGCTGGAAGTCAGATGTCCCGATTCGGTGAATCTTGCACGGTACGTGGCTAACTACGGCATGTATCCCGTTTACCGCAGTACCTGTGCGGAGTATTTCAGCCTTGGAGAAGAACAGTTTTCAAAGCTGGTGGAAGAGCTTGAAAAGGCTGAGCGCTTCATATTCCTTGAATTCTTCATAATAACCGAGGGCTATATGTTCGATGTTATGTCGGAGCTCCTCATACGCAAGGCGAAGTCGGGAGTTGACGTGCGGCTGATGTACGACGGCATAGGCACGGGAATGCTCAACTCCATGAAGCCATTCAGAAAGCTGTCTGAAAACGGCGTCAAGTGCAAGGTGTTCAACCCTTTCCGTCCCATGGTGTCATCGGTACAGAACAACCGCGACCACCGCAAGATAGTCATAATCGACGGTCATACCGCATTCAACGGCGGTACCAATCTTGCCGATGAGTATATCAACCGTAAGGAGCGCTTCGGACACTGGAAGGATACCGCTGTAATGATACGGGGGAAAGCCGTGTGGAATTACACGGTCATGTTCATGCAGCTCTGGGAGAAGTCCGAGAGCAAAGAGATACGCAGATTTGCTCCCGTAATAAAAGCTGATGCGGTACCTGCCGTCAGTGACGGCTTTGTGCAGCCCTTTTCGGATTCTCCTCTTGACGAAGAGCCTGTTGGCAAAAGCGTGTACCTTGAGCTTATCAACAACGCAAGGAGCTGCGTGTGTATTACCACGCCCTATCTGATACTGGACGAGGAAATGACCAATGCACTGGGCTTTGCGGCAAAAAAGGGAGTGGACGTGCGCATAATAACGCCACATATCCCCGACAAGTGGTATGTTCACATGATAGCGTGGAACAACTACAGCCGTCTCACGGCTATGGGAGTGAAGATATATGAGTACACTCCCGGATTTATCCACGCCAAGACCTGCATAGCCGACGGTACATCTGCGGTAGTAGGCACCATAAATTTTGACTACCGAAGCTTCTACCTGCATTTTGAGTGCGGCTCTGTGCTTTACAACAGCTCTGTTATCGGAGACATATATGCGGATTTTGAACGCACTGCGGCTGTATCGGAGCTAATTACCGCCGAAGCCTGCGAGAAACGTTCTGTATACAAAAAAATAGCGGGAGCAATACTTAATATTTTTGCTCCCTTGCTGTGA
- a CDS encoding heavy-metal-associated domain-containing protein, with protein sequence MVKTIIKIEGMMCSMCEAHVNDAVRAAVSPKKVNSSHSKGITEVISENELDSAALREVIEKDGYKVLDITSEPYVKKGLFGRK encoded by the coding sequence ATGGTCAAAACTATTATAAAGATCGAGGGCATGATGTGCAGCATGTGCGAAGCTCACGTAAACGACGCTGTCCGCGCCGCAGTTTCACCCAAAAAAGTCAATTCCTCACACAGCAAGGGCATTACCGAGGTCATCTCCGAAAACGAGCTTGACAGCGCTGCACTCAGGGAGGTTATCGAAAAGGACGGCTACAAGGTGCTGGATATAACCTCAGAGCCATATGTGAAAAAAGGCCTTTTCGGCAGGAAGTAA
- a CDS encoding carbohydrate-binding domain-containing protein yields MKKTYITSALIMAVMAVSMTGCGNSSVKNTSADTKEKTVVSESTETTEKTAKSEKASADEKNNTAEIKQLLSTSQETTFTERDLEQTADTSESKSITVSDSKTIDITDEVVYIVSGSAENCTIRIEADDNAKVQLVLDGVEIENDDFPAIYVVSADKVFVTTTDSENTLTVSGEFTADGDTNTDAVIYSKDDLVLNGTGTLNVTSYYGNGITCKDDMKITGGTYNVKSALDAFEANDSISVYDGTFNITANKDGFHCENDEAEGSITISDGTFTINGGSDGIQACAVLQIDGGDFDITAAEGLEATYIVINDGNITIDASDDGINASTSTSAYETAIVFNGGNVNVSVGQGDTDAIDSNGSIYVNGGTINVTAQMSSFDYDRTAEFNGGTIIVNGQEVSEIPQSMMGGGMRGGMGGGFDGGFGGGRSGRF; encoded by the coding sequence ATGAAAAAAACATATATAACATCAGCTTTGATCATGGCAGTAATGGCAGTCTCAATGACAGGCTGCGGAAACAGCTCCGTAAAGAATACATCAGCCGATACCAAGGAAAAGACCGTGGTATCAGAAAGCACAGAAACCACCGAAAAAACAGCAAAGTCTGAAAAAGCTTCTGCTGACGAAAAAAACAATACCGCTGAGATAAAGCAGCTTTTAAGCACTTCGCAGGAAACAACATTTACTGAGCGCGACCTTGAACAGACTGCGGATACCAGCGAATCGAAAAGCATAACCGTTTCCGACAGCAAGACTATCGATATAACCGATGAGGTCGTGTATATCGTAAGCGGAAGTGCTGAAAACTGCACTATCAGGATAGAAGCAGACGATAACGCAAAGGTACAGCTGGTCCTTGACGGCGTTGAAATAGAGAACGATGACTTCCCTGCAATATATGTAGTTTCGGCTGACAAGGTATTTGTGACAACCACCGACAGTGAGAATACTCTCACAGTCAGCGGAGAGTTTACAGCAGACGGTGACACCAACACCGATGCGGTCATCTATTCCAAGGACGACCTTGTACTCAACGGCACAGGCACACTTAACGTAACATCGTATTACGGCAACGGTATCACCTGCAAGGACGATATGAAGATCACAGGCGGCACATACAATGTAAAGTCTGCTCTGGACGCATTTGAAGCAAACGACTCTATCTCGGTATATGACGGTACCTTCAATATCACCGCAAACAAGGACGGTTTCCACTGCGAGAATGACGAAGCCGAGGGAAGTATCACTATTTCAGACGGCACATTCACTATCAACGGTGGAAGTGACGGTATACAGGCTTGCGCAGTTCTCCAGATAGACGGCGGCGACTTCGATATCACAGCCGCAGAAGGTCTTGAAGCTACATACATAGTTATCAATGACGGCAATATCACTATAGATGCCAGCGATGACGGTATCAACGCTTCAACAAGCACCAGCGCTTACGAAACAGCGATCGTTTTCAACGGCGGAAACGTAAATGTTTCAGTAGGTCAGGGCGATACGGACGCAATAGACTCCAACGGCTCGATATATGTTAACGGCGGAACGATAAATGTTACAGCTCAGATGTCCTCATTTGACTACGACAGAACTGCCGAATTCAACGGCGGTACAATCATAGTCAACGGACAGGAAGTCTCAGAGATACCTCAGAGCATGATGGGCGGCGGTATGCGTGGCGGTATGGGCGGCGGCTTCGACGGCGGCTTCGGAGGCGGACGCAGCGGCAGATTCTAA
- a CDS encoding cation-translocating P-type ATPase, producing the protein MNKTSEFRDIIDIKRIKADYDTGLTSEQVQQRVEEGMDNKPVEAPSKTVKEILADNIFTYFNLIFVILSVLLIVVGSYRDLTFMPIIIANALTGIIQELRSKSVLDKISVLNAPVTTVVRDGEVKTVPSKDLVLDDIVIFKAGNQISADAIIVEGNVAVNESLLTGESDEINKKPGDTLMSGSYIVSGSCRARLEKVGRESYISRLTIQAKKSKKGEQSEMIRSLNRIVKFAGFAIIPIGSLLFYQSYYINHDTIKESVQSMVAAVIGMIPEGLFLLASVALVISTMKLALGKVLVHDMKCIETLARVDVLCVDKTGTITENTMNVSAVVPASDEYDDDVIDGLISDFAAAQDSDNETMAAIKNHFHRPAGRYAVASTGFSSEFKYSSVTFERDSYVIGAPEFVMKDRIKEHKELLDSYSRKGYRVLAFVKYRGIPDGKALKDAVEPVCFVIMSNPIRKNAPETFRYFAEQGVEIKVISGDNPVTVSEVAKQAGIKNAGEYVDATTLTTESSIKDAVKRYTVFGRVTPEQKRKFVRALKKAGKTVAMTGDGVNDVLALKDADCSVAMASGSDVAAQAAQLVLLESDFSKMPDVVAEGRKVVNNLERSGSLFIVKNIFSLIISVLFICFGLAYPLKPSQISLISMFTIGLPAFVLSLMPNRDIIRGRFIMNILLKALPAALTDVLVVCAMVFFGNIFNVAPTDIATASTILMSIVGMMIVFQICKPMDMYKMWMCIGCTVGLVCCMIFVSDLFAITSMSNRCILLCVNFSIIAEPCLRYLTLITKKVQDFFIREE; encoded by the coding sequence ATGAATAAAACCAGTGAATTCCGCGACATTATAGATATAAAGCGTATCAAAGCCGACTATGACACGGGACTTACCTCTGAGCAGGTGCAGCAGAGAGTGGAAGAGGGCATGGACAACAAGCCCGTGGAAGCTCCCTCAAAAACGGTCAAGGAGATACTGGCAGACAATATCTTCACGTACTTCAACCTTATTTTCGTTATACTGTCAGTTCTTCTTATAGTTGTGGGCTCTTACCGTGACCTTACATTCATGCCCATAATCATTGCCAATGCTCTTACGGGTATCATTCAGGAGCTGCGCTCCAAGTCCGTACTGGACAAGATATCGGTGCTGAACGCTCCCGTAACTACTGTAGTCCGTGACGGCGAGGTCAAGACAGTTCCCTCAAAGGATCTTGTTCTTGACGATATCGTTATATTCAAGGCAGGCAACCAGATAAGTGCCGACGCCATAATAGTTGAGGGAAACGTGGCTGTCAATGAGTCCCTCCTTACAGGTGAATCCGACGAGATAAACAAAAAGCCCGGGGACACCCTCATGTCGGGAAGCTACATCGTTTCCGGCTCATGCCGTGCAAGACTTGAAAAGGTGGGCAGAGAGTCCTACATCTCACGCCTTACCATACAGGCTAAAAAGTCCAAAAAGGGTGAGCAGTCCGAGATGATACGCTCACTGAACAGGATAGTAAAGTTTGCGGGCTTCGCCATAATACCTATCGGAAGCCTACTGTTCTATCAGTCCTACTATATAAACCATGACACTATCAAGGAAAGCGTGCAGTCAATGGTTGCTGCTGTTATCGGTATGATACCCGAGGGACTTTTTCTCCTTGCCAGTGTTGCTCTCGTGATCAGCACCATGAAGCTTGCTCTCGGCAAGGTTCTGGTCCATGACATGAAATGTATCGAGACCCTGGCGCGAGTTGATGTGCTTTGTGTGGACAAGACGGGTACTATCACCGAGAACACCATGAATGTTTCCGCAGTAGTTCCTGCCTCAGATGAGTATGACGATGACGTTATAGACGGACTTATCAGTGACTTTGCCGCAGCTCAGGACTCCGACAACGAGACAATGGCAGCCATAAAGAACCACTTCCACAGACCTGCGGGAAGATATGCAGTAGCTTCTACGGGCTTCTCCTCAGAGTTCAAGTACAGCAGCGTAACATTCGAGCGTGACTCCTACGTAATAGGAGCTCCCGAATTTGTCATGAAGGACAGGATAAAGGAGCACAAGGAGCTTCTTGACTCCTACAGCCGCAAGGGCTACAGAGTGCTTGCCTTTGTGAAGTACAGGGGCATACCCGACGGAAAGGCGCTGAAAGACGCCGTAGAGCCTGTGTGCTTTGTCATAATGTCCAATCCTATCAGAAAGAACGCTCCCGAGACGTTCAGATACTTTGCCGAGCAGGGCGTGGAGATAAAGGTAATATCGGGCGATAATCCCGTGACCGTATCCGAGGTGGCCAAGCAGGCAGGCATCAAGAATGCAGGGGAGTACGTTGACGCGACGACCCTTACAACAGAATCCTCTATAAAGGACGCAGTAAAGCGCTATACAGTATTCGGCAGAGTTACTCCCGAGCAGAAGCGCAAATTCGTCCGCGCACTGAAAAAGGCAGGCAAGACTGTTGCTATGACGGGCGACGGCGTAAACGACGTGCTTGCACTTAAAGATGCGGACTGCTCCGTTGCTATGGCTTCGGGAAGCGACGTTGCGGCGCAGGCTGCACAGCTTGTGCTCCTTGAGTCTGACTTCTCAAAAATGCCCGATGTTGTAGCCGAGGGACGAAAGGTAGTAAACAACCTTGAGCGCTCGGGAAGCCTGTTCATCGTAAAGAACATCTTCTCGCTGATAATATCCGTGCTTTTCATTTGCTTCGGACTGGCTTATCCGCTGAAGCCCTCACAGATATCCCTCATAAGCATGTTCACCATAGGACTTCCCGCATTTGTACTGTCACTTATGCCCAACCGTGATATAATCCGCGGACGGTTCATAATGAATATCCTGCTGAAGGCGCTTCCTGCGGCACTTACGGACGTGCTTGTGGTCTGTGCAATGGTATTCTTCGGCAACATCTTCAATGTTGCCCCCACGGATATAGCTACGGCTTCCACCATACTGATGAGTATCGTTGGCATGATGATAGTGTTCCAGATATGCAAGCCTATGGATATGTACAAGATGTGGATGTGCATAGGCTGTACGGTTGGACTTGTGTGCTGTATGATATTCGTAAGCGACCTCTTCGCCATAACCTCTATGTCAAACCGCTGTATACTTCTCTGCGTGAACTTCTCTATCATCGCAGAGCCCTGCCTGAGATACCTGACGCTCATAACCAAAAAGGTGCAGGACTTCTTTATCAGGGAAGAATGA